CTTCGTGCTGGGGTTGATCATTGACTTCTGAGAAGTATTGATTGAAAACAGGGTGTTAAACACGGGTTGTTTTGACGTGCAGGCAGCTGAAGTTCTCATGATAAGAGAAGAATAACTGTGTTTATTGTCACAGTGCTTCAAAAGATTCTCTTTCATGTAATCTCGAGCTGCTGGAAATCAATGAATCTAAGCTGTGTGAATTTGTACTTCAACAGGTATCTGAAGGCTCTTCTGTGGACACTTTTTTGTGGGGTCCAGGTGTGTGTCTGCCTCTCTAGGGTCTTTATTGCTGCCCACTTCCCCCACCAGGTCATCGCTGGTCTTATCACAGGTGAGTATTTTTACAGTTTCAGTGAATGGCTGGCTATGCCTCAGTCGTTCAGTAAAATATATAGTCAGAAATATGGTCAGTTATTAAGCCTGCAGTGGTATGATAAGTAACGCAAAATGTTCGCCTCTGCTTTCCTAATGTGGGTCATTGTTTTCTAGGTATGATTGTGGCTGAGGCCTTTAACAGAACTCAGTGGATCTACAGCGCCAGCATGAAGAAGTATTTCTACACGACTCTGTTCCTCACCTCCTTCGCTGTTGGCTTCTATGTGCTGCTCAAAGCTCTGGGTGTGGACCTGCTGTGGACCATGGAGAAAGCCCAGAAGTGGTGCATCAGACCAGAGTGGGTCCACCTGGACACCACGCCTTTTGCCAGCCTCCTCCGCAACATGGGCACGCTGTTTGGCCTGGGTCTGGGCCTGCACTCCCCCCTCTACACCGAAACCAAAAAGAGCAGCAGCCCGTTGGTCAAAGCAGGATGCATCATCAGCTCTCTGCTCCTGCTGCACCTGTTTGACTCCTTCAAGCCTCCCACACATACCGCTGCCCTCTTCTACCTGCTGTCATTCTGCAAGAGTGCCACAGTGCCACTGGTCACTGTCAGTATCATCCCATACTGCGTGAACCGATCTCTGAGCCAGCACAACAAAAAGGCAGTGTGAGCACCAACTTCATATCACAAAGACTAATGAAAAGGAAATCTCTTCCTATTAAAACACATTCCTTTGGTGCTTGTTTTATCCACACGGCCACGTGATCCTCAGGAAAAGCTTTGAGATCAAcaggaaaatgcattttgtgTTATTTGGACACTGAACCTTGAACATTGTGTGACACTAAGTGAAAGCACTATCCGGGATGCCCAGTGACATTCACAAAGAACTATTTTGAATATGCGACAACACGATAATGACGCTTGTCCTGGACGGTCATTCACGACTTCAGTATAGTATTTTAACTGTattaataatgtattttttcaatgtcattaaaagtatttttgggactgttgaaatatttttaaataaaaattttgtaaatgtaaaaaaaatgacttggttcatttttaaaaatgttctatTACTGGAATGTACCTTTAATACTTGACTAATgaccattttcttccgcttagaCTAAGACTTAGATTTATTCCATTTTACTCAGATactcagctttcttttttttttttttaaaaatcacacaatAAGAATAATATTCAGAATAATctcaattaaaagaaaataaacagaaaacaaacacttttaacTCATTATTTGCAATTTATTATCGTTGCACAGTCATGCACTGTACAacagtacaatgaaattggtgTACTGTCCCACATCAGtgcttaaagaaaagaaagcagtaACCAACAATAAATAACACATATGCAGTATAAAATATACTATATGTGCAGAAATGAAAGGTACAGTAGGTGCAGAGATAAAAATACATATGCAAATATTAAAAGGGGCTC
This sequence is a window from Pelmatolapia mariae isolate MD_Pm_ZW linkage group LG8, Pm_UMD_F_2, whole genome shotgun sequence. Protein-coding genes within it:
- the LOC134633061 gene encoding glucose-6-phosphatase catalytic subunit 1-like, with the protein product MLNAMMDAVQGFGVSSTHYLQTNYKDAQGLFLWVSWAADLRNTFFIFFPLWFHLRASVGIKLIWVAVIGDWLNLVFKWILFGERPYWWVHETAYYANAVPPHIEQYPMTCETGPGSPSGHAMGAAGVYYTLVTSILAIMTSNKSTNSQWYLKALLWTLFCGVQVCVCLSRVFIAAHFPHQVIAGLITGMIVAEAFNRTQWIYSASMKKYFYTTLFLTSFAVGFYVLLKALGVDLLWTMEKAQKWCIRPEWVHLDTTPFASLLRNMGTLFGLGLGLHSPLYTETKKSSSPLVKAGCIISSLLLLHLFDSFKPPTHTAALFYLLSFCKSATVPLVTVSIIPYCVNRSLSQHNKKAV